TGGATGCCATTTTTTCGGCCACTTTGCGCTGCGGGGCGAGAGATTTTTCTGGCAACTGGGCTGAGCTGGGGATTGATGCTGAATGGGCCAAGCGCAACATCCAGCTGTTTGGGCGCAACTCAGTCTCCGGTACATATGGCTATTTCAAGAAAAACGCCCTTTGCGGGGGGGATTTTAAAAATCGCGTCAATGAGCAACCGGGCTCCGCTTCTGTGGTTCAATCGGTGGCATCCACCATCAGCGGGATAGGCTATTCAGGTGTTGGCTATCGAGTGGCGGGCGTGCGTTTAGTGCCGATAGCCAAAGAGGGGACTGACTACATTCAGCCAACGCGGCAAAATATTGTCACAGGGGCTTATCCTTTGTCACGCTATCTGTATGTCTATGTTAATAAACACCCGAATCGGCCACTTAGCCCGATTGAAGCGGAATTTATCCGTTTTATCTATTCTGCTCAGGGGCAAGCGCTGGTGGAAAAAGATGGCTATGTATCGATTACGCGCGAGTTTGCTCAGAATGAGCTGAGTAAAATCGGTCTGTAGAACTGTGTAGTAAAACGAATTAAAAAAGGCCCGTTTGGGCCTTTTGTGCTGTTTTGACCACTAGCCTTGTCACTCAATCACCAGTTGCCAGTTCACTTGCTGCCAGCGCTCTTGTTCACTTTGCAAGTCGGCGGACAGCAGTTTGTTGTTGTCCAACCAATCCGCTTGTTGACCACGCAGCGTCCAGCAGTTGCCGTTCACTTCCAAACTGAATTCCGGTAAAGGATCGTCGTTACGCTGGCCGTTGATCAATATCGCCAAACGTAAAATACGGATCAAATGCACCACTTGCTCTTTATCATAGAGATGGAAATCCGCCAGTTCCGTCAGCTTGAGCGATTTACGCTGATAACGGGTGAGAGAAGAGAGTAAAAGCTGCTGTTCGCTGTTAAAGCCAGGCATGTTGGTATGCTGAAGAATATAAGCCGAATGGCGCTGAAAACCGCGTAAACTGATGCTCAGCCCCACCTCGTGCAGCAAGGCTGCCCATTCGAGCATGGCAAACAGGTCACTTTTACGCTTTATGCCGAGCGTTTGATGTACCTGCTCAAGTAGCTCTACGGCCAAGCCTTTGACTCGCGCAGCGTGCTCTAAGTCAACCAGATGCTTTTTCGCCAAGTTTTCGGTGGTGCGCATGCGGATGTCTGAGCGTGCTAGGCGCGATTCCATTTCGTACATCAGGCCTTCACGTAGCGCACCGTCAGAGTAGTGCATCTCTTTGATTTTGAGATCTTGGAAGATAGCGCTGAGAATGGCGACGCCAGCGGCGAACACGCTTTTTCGCTCTTCGGTTAAGCCGGGAAGCTCGATATCGTTGATGGTGTCAAACTCGCACAGCACTTCAATTAGAGTGTTAAGGCGTGGACCAGTAATGATACCGTCTTCAAAACCAATGCCAATCAACACCTCGCGTATCGCTTTTATCGTGCCTGAAGAGCCAAACGCAATGTCCCAACCGCGTTTTCGATACTGCGCAGCGATCGATTCCAGTTTCTGCTCTGAGGCGAGAATCGCTTTGGAGAAGTTCTTCTTGGAAATTTTACCGTTGCTAAAAAAACGGTTGGTGAAACTGACACAGCCCATCTGTTTGCTGTTGAGCAGTTCAGGCTCAAACTCGGTGCCGATGATCATCTCGGTACTGCCACCACCGATATCAATCACCAATTTCGATGTCGCCTCAATTTGCGTGTGAGCAACACCAAGATAAATAAGGCGCGCCTCTTCTTCCCCAGGAATGATTTCAATCGGGAAGGGCAGTACTTGGCGCGCACGTTGCAGAAACACGTGCGCGTTTTTCGCTTGGCGCAGGGTGTGCGTGGCGGCAATCCTGACGTTATCGGCATCGAATCCTTGCAAGCGCTCGGCGAACATGGAGAGGCATTCAAGACCACGCTCCATCGCTTCATCGCTTAAGTTCATCTCATCGTCGAGGCCATCTGCAAGCTGAACTCGTTGTTTATGACGGCTGACCAGTTGCAGATCTTCATCTGCAACTTTCGCGACCACCATGTGAAAGCTATTTGACCCAAGATCAATAGCCGCTATCTCTCTGGTGTTACTGGCTGTTGTCATTCGTTTCTAAATGCCCTTTATTCTTACGTGTCTGTTTCTCTACATTTTTAAGATAGTCGTAAATCGCTATTTGAGAACGGATTTTTTTCCTGTTGCCGCGTTCTACGTAGCTGTTACTCATCTCTTTATCGATGCGGCGGGCTTTCACTGTATCGATAAATTGAATATTGAGAATGTCGATGATTCGCTGCTTGATGCGCGGATCTCTTACGGGTGCCATCACTTCGATTCGGTTATCGATATTGCGTTCCATCCAGTCCGCGGAGGAGATGTACACCAGTGGATTGCCGTCATTATGCACCACCAGAACACGAGGGTGTTCGAGGAAACGGTCAATAATACTGATAATCTCAATATTTTCACTGACTCCTTCAACACCCGGAACCAAAGAACACATACCGCGCACGATCATACGAATCTTCACGCCCGCATTGTTGGCTCCGTAAAGTTTGCTGATCAATCCTTTGTCGACTAAGTTGTTTACCTTAAGTGTAATCTCGGCTTTCTTGCCAGCTTTGGCATTGGCAATTTCGCCATCGAGTAGGCGATAGATCTGGGTTCTTGAGTTACGTGGCGAGACGATCAAATGGTTGAATTTCACCGGACGGAACGGATTTTCAATGTAACCAAACACCGAACGTACTTCCGCGGCGAGCTCTTGATCGGCGGTGAGCAGAGAGAAGTCGGTGTAGATACGAGCGGTACGCTCGTGAAAGTTCCCCGTTCCAATATGGGCATAGCGGACAAATTGATCGTCTTCACGTCGGGTGATCAGCAGTAACTTGGCGTGGATTTTCATGCCCGGAACACCAAAAATGACGTGAACG
This Vibrio navarrensis DNA region includes the following protein-coding sequences:
- a CDS encoding PstS family phosphate ABC transporter substrate-binding protein, whose translation is MRVLWSLTLSLSLLSPAQAFDAPLEDYHKVPGVSGNLLSVGSDTLAGMTTLWVEEFKSLYPNINAQVQASGSSTAPPALTEQTAQFGPMSRPMRLRELEAFERAHGYKPTALRVAIDAIGIFVHQDNPVEGLNFQQLDAIFSATLRCGARDFSGNWAELGIDAEWAKRNIQLFGRNSVSGTYGYFKKNALCGGDFKNRVNEQPGSASVVQSVASTISGIGYSGVGYRVAGVRLVPIAKEGTDYIQPTRQNIVTGAYPLSRYLYVYVNKHPNRPLSPIEAEFIRFIYSAQGQALVEKDGYVSITREFAQNELSKIGL
- the ppx gene encoding exopolyphosphatase produces the protein MTTASNTREIAAIDLGSNSFHMVVAKVADEDLQLVSRHKQRVQLADGLDDEMNLSDEAMERGLECLSMFAERLQGFDADNVRIAATHTLRQAKNAHVFLQRARQVLPFPIEIIPGEEEARLIYLGVAHTQIEATSKLVIDIGGGSTEMIIGTEFEPELLNSKQMGCVSFTNRFFSNGKISKKNFSKAILASEQKLESIAAQYRKRGWDIAFGSSGTIKAIREVLIGIGFEDGIITGPRLNTLIEVLCEFDTINDIELPGLTEERKSVFAAGVAILSAIFQDLKIKEMHYSDGALREGLMYEMESRLARSDIRMRTTENLAKKHLVDLEHAARVKGLAVELLEQVHQTLGIKRKSDLFAMLEWAALLHEVGLSISLRGFQRHSAYILQHTNMPGFNSEQQLLLSSLTRYQRKSLKLTELADFHLYDKEQVVHLIRILRLAILINGQRNDDPLPEFSLEVNGNCWTLRGQQADWLDNNKLLSADLQSEQERWQQVNWQLVIE